From Virgibacillus ihumii, the proteins below share one genomic window:
- a CDS encoding thioredoxin family protein yields the protein MKKKMIIFGIVIVVLFAGLYFVIDYKNDQAMENNPYGKDDLHQATIDQLDSPYYGNQILPEELNKKVKSGEKLFVYFYSPTCPHCKKTTPMLAPLAKDMNVDMKKLNLIEFPAMASMYMVRSTPTLVYFNNGKEVDRVNGAQSKELFTAFFNKYKGSSDQKASQE from the coding sequence ATGAAAAAGAAGATGATTATTTTTGGGATTGTTATCGTAGTCTTGTTTGCAGGACTCTATTTTGTAATAGATTATAAAAACGATCAGGCGATGGAAAACAATCCATATGGCAAAGATGATCTGCACCAGGCAACAATTGATCAATTGGACAGCCCATATTACGGGAACCAGATTTTGCCTGAAGAATTGAACAAAAAGGTGAAAAGCGGAGAAAAACTTTTTGTTTATTTCTACAGTCCTACATGTCCGCATTGTAAGAAGACGACACCAATGCTGGCCCCGCTTGCCAAGGACATGAATGTGGATATGAAGAAGCTGAACCTTATCGAATTTCCGGCAATGGCATCTATGTATATGGTTAGAAGTACTCCAACATTGGTTTATTTTAACAACGGCAAAGAAGTTGACCGGGTAAATGGTGCACAATCAAAAGAATTATTCACAGCATTTTTCAATAAATATAAGGGCAGCAGTGATCAAAAAGCCAGCCAGGAATAA
- a CDS encoding ABC transporter ATP-binding protein yields MFLQMDDVSKRFMGRDQQPFTVFSDINLTVPENQFVSILGPSGCGKSTLLSMVAGLENSTEGTISLQDNIIKQPGRERGMVFQQPSLFPWLNVRDNVTFPLKGMMTKQEAIERADDFLKMVHLSHFKDNYIYELSGGMQQRVAIARALAMNPKVLLMDEPFAALDEQTRHILHDELIRIWQQTKKTILFVTHSIQEAIKLSDRVIVMGTLPGRIIADIEVDISRPRKREDQQVIKIEKKVMKLLEGEIDKVLKEELSNEN; encoded by the coding sequence ATGTTTCTTCAGATGGATGATGTCAGCAAACGCTTTATGGGACGGGATCAGCAGCCCTTTACCGTTTTTTCAGATATTAACTTAACCGTACCGGAAAATCAGTTTGTATCTATACTCGGACCGTCCGGCTGCGGAAAATCAACCCTGTTATCAATGGTGGCGGGACTTGAGAATTCCACGGAAGGCACGATTTCACTTCAGGACAATATAATTAAACAGCCTGGCCGGGAACGCGGAATGGTCTTCCAGCAGCCTTCCTTATTTCCATGGCTTAATGTCCGCGATAACGTTACATTCCCGTTGAAAGGGATGATGACGAAACAGGAAGCAATTGAACGTGCGGATGATTTTTTAAAAATGGTTCACTTAAGCCATTTTAAAGATAATTACATTTACGAACTGTCCGGGGGAATGCAGCAGCGGGTTGCGATAGCACGTGCACTGGCTATGAATCCAAAGGTATTATTAATGGATGAACCATTTGCAGCATTGGATGAACAGACACGACATATCTTGCATGATGAACTGATACGGATTTGGCAGCAAACGAAAAAAACAATCCTGTTCGTTACCCACAGCATCCAGGAAGCTATTAAACTATCAGATCGCGTTATCGTAATGGGAACGCTGCCGGGCCGAATCATTGCTGACATAGAAGTGGATATTTCACGGCCACGAAAACGGGAAGATCAACAGGTGATTAAAATTGAAAAAAAGGTGATGAAATTGCTGGAAGGTGAAATTGATAAAGTATTAAAGGAAGAGCTATCCAATGAAAATTAA
- a CDS encoding transglycosylase domain-containing protein yields the protein MKRIKWLVLSFAVVAVLGLMGYAAVVFGGALVVDEEELTLDATTTIETTDGKVIGRVFDENRIPVSIDKIPKHVQEAFVAIEDRRFYEHEGVDFRSVVRAVMEDIAAMAKVEGASTITMQLAKNLFLHNDKTWMRKTKEVMAAIHLERELSKKRILELYLNEIYFGQGVYGVEAASRFYFSKSVNDLTIAEGALLAGMAKGPNGYSPIDHPDKALSRRNLVLQVMDDTGKISTEQRKKAQNKSLGLDLRKDKPNPWADGYIDLVLQEAREKHDLSIDELKQGGYRIIVNMDKEAQKIAHELFTEDRFFPGSTKGVQGAFVMMEKASGKITAAIGGRGYQLGDLNHVTVKRQPGSVMKPIAVYGPAMMKKTYQPYSVIPDQKMEINDYTATNYDDQYAGAVTIYDALVQSKNAPAVWLLDQIGISYAKDYLQQMDITIEDQGLAVALGGLSKGLTPLQMAESYRTFASGGKAIESTTISKIYNREQQTIFKADPEETQVFSPQLAWNMTEMLTEVVETGTGSAGEYSKALAGKTGSTEHPFVKGEYKDAWFVGYTPEYVSALWMGYGTSDENHYLTGGSEYPTRLTKEILSELNETENLAASFTKPEQVEDLPEPIELPNNINLQSELAFGGFSLFQGKLNWTGSSDNRVVYRIYREEEGIDERVGEVKGKSEYVIDNLNLFRSSAYYVVPYNPLTKIEGKKSNTVEISL from the coding sequence ATGAAAAGGATAAAGTGGCTGGTACTTTCGTTTGCTGTAGTAGCTGTACTGGGGCTTATGGGCTATGCTGCCGTTGTATTCGGCGGTGCACTGGTTGTTGACGAAGAAGAGCTCACGCTTGATGCAACAACTACGATTGAAACCACCGACGGAAAAGTTATCGGCAGGGTGTTTGATGAGAACCGGATTCCGGTCAGTATTGATAAAATTCCCAAACACGTGCAGGAAGCGTTTGTTGCCATCGAGGACAGGCGGTTTTATGAGCATGAGGGTGTCGATTTTAGGTCAGTCGTACGGGCGGTTATGGAAGATATTGCCGCAATGGCAAAAGTGGAAGGCGCAAGTACCATTACAATGCAGCTTGCCAAGAATCTGTTCCTGCACAACGATAAAACCTGGATGCGGAAAACGAAAGAAGTTATGGCTGCAATTCACCTGGAACGTGAGCTTTCCAAAAAACGAATTCTGGAATTATATTTAAATGAAATTTATTTTGGACAAGGTGTTTACGGAGTGGAAGCAGCCTCCCGGTTTTATTTTTCCAAATCAGTCAATGACCTGACAATTGCGGAAGGTGCACTATTAGCAGGGATGGCCAAGGGGCCGAATGGTTATTCGCCGATTGATCATCCGGACAAAGCCTTATCGCGCCGAAATCTTGTATTGCAGGTCATGGACGATACCGGGAAAATTTCGACGGAACAGCGAAAGAAAGCGCAGAATAAATCACTTGGATTAGATCTGCGAAAAGATAAGCCAAATCCCTGGGCAGACGGATATATCGACTTGGTACTGCAGGAAGCACGGGAGAAGCACGATCTATCTATAGATGAACTGAAACAGGGTGGATACCGGATTATTGTCAACATGGATAAAGAAGCCCAAAAAATTGCCCATGAACTTTTTACAGAAGACCGATTTTTTCCGGGCAGTACAAAAGGCGTGCAGGGCGCTTTCGTCATGATGGAAAAGGCTTCCGGGAAAATAACCGCTGCAATTGGCGGAAGAGGCTATCAGCTTGGGGATCTGAACCATGTGACGGTTAAGCGACAGCCCGGATCGGTTATGAAGCCCATTGCTGTATACGGCCCGGCGATGATGAAAAAAACATATCAGCCATATTCGGTAATACCTGATCAAAAAATGGAAATAAATGATTATACAGCAACAAATTACGACGATCAATATGCCGGAGCGGTCACGATTTATGATGCACTTGTTCAATCCAAAAATGCTCCGGCAGTCTGGCTTCTTGATCAAATTGGTATTTCGTATGCAAAAGACTACCTGCAGCAGATGGATATCACGATTGAGGATCAAGGTTTGGCTGTTGCATTAGGTGGTTTGAGTAAAGGACTTACCCCGCTTCAGATGGCAGAGAGCTACCGGACATTTGCGAGCGGCGGCAAGGCAATTGAATCAACAACTATCAGCAAGATTTACAACAGGGAGCAGCAAACTATTTTTAAGGCGGACCCGGAAGAGACACAAGTCTTCAGTCCACAGTTAGCATGGAATATGACCGAAATGCTGACAGAGGTCGTAGAAACAGGAACCGGAAGCGCTGGTGAGTATTCCAAAGCACTGGCAGGTAAAACCGGATCAACGGAGCACCCGTTTGTGAAAGGTGAATACAAAGATGCCTGGTTTGTAGGTTACACACCTGAATACGTCAGTGCATTATGGATGGGATATGGAACATCTGACGAGAACCATTATCTCACTGGCGGGAGTGAATATCCGACTCGTCTGACCAAAGAAATTTTATCGGAGCTGAATGAAACTGAAAATCTTGCGGCATCCTTCACCAAACCTGAGCAAGTGGAGGATTTGCCGGAGCCGATTGAACTGCCGAATAATATTAACCTGCAGTCGGAACTTGCATTTGGCGGGTTTTCACTTTTTCAGGGAAAGCTGAATTGGACCGGTTCATCAGATAACCGTGTCGTCTATCGTATTTATCGTGAAGAAGAAGGAATAGACGAACGTGTCGGTGAAGTAAAGGGAAAGTCTGAATATGTAATTGACAACTTAAATCTGTTCCGGTCTTCCGCTTATTATGTAGTGCCGTATAATCCATTGACAAAAATAGAAGGAAAGAAATCCAATACGGTGGAAATATCCCTGTAA
- a CDS encoding DNA-3-methyladenine glycosylase — protein sequence MFIFHDKEPMNKSFYHQPTLELAKGMLGCLLIKETSDGIAAGFIVETEAYMGPLDKAAHSFNNRRTKRTEIMFGQPGLAYTHTMHTHCLINIVSGNAGVPESVLIRGIEPYTGQELIASRRPKVKNERQWTNGPGKLTKALGITMEDYGHPLDQSPLWITSGWTVSSDMIMAGPRIGIGNSGEAKDYPWRFWIKGNPYVSK from the coding sequence ATGTTTATTTTTCATGATAAAGAACCAATGAACAAAAGTTTCTACCACCAGCCGACACTTGAACTGGCAAAAGGTATGTTAGGCTGTTTGCTTATCAAAGAAACGTCTGACGGAATTGCGGCTGGTTTTATAGTGGAAACGGAGGCATATATGGGGCCGCTTGATAAAGCCGCTCACAGTTTTAACAACCGGCGCACAAAACGAACAGAAATTATGTTTGGTCAACCCGGACTTGCCTACACCCATACAATGCATACACACTGCCTGATTAATATTGTAAGCGGAAATGCCGGGGTCCCTGAATCCGTTTTAATCAGAGGAATTGAACCATATACCGGGCAGGAATTGATAGCATCCCGACGACCAAAAGTAAAAAATGAACGGCAATGGACAAATGGCCCGGGCAAATTGACAAAAGCACTCGGAATTACCATGGAAGATTATGGCCACCCGCTTGATCAATCCCCTCTTTGGATCACCAGCGGATGGACAGTTAGTTCGGACATGATCATGGCGGGTCCGCGAATCGGCATTGGAAATTCCGGTGAAGCAAAAGATTATCCATGGCGGTTTTGGATAAAAGGCAATCCCTATGTATCCAAGTAA
- a CDS encoding aliphatic sulfonate ABC transporter substrate-binding protein yields MKKLILLAFVAAFSFILTACGGNDEQASADGSKEITIGYFPNINHVAGMVAEEKELYAKTLPDGTKVNYKYFPDGSAFMTAIETGEIEGGLVGPGPAMNHFTSGAKINIVAAGSTGGTVIMTRKGADIETPEDMKGHSFISPHVGCTHDVQFETMMKEKYDITSKRIGGTMKHVTGKPATYHRLFKTGKVDTATVPEPWASVIEKKGSGEVLVDTKNVAYGQTLPAAVFVTSQDLVKNNPDMVQNIVDAHKKATKFIQDNPGEAKEIAIKKIKEITDQKLSASVIDNAWERINFTYKVDGDVLQDFANSSYQLKFLKEKPNLDGLVDTSFIK; encoded by the coding sequence ATGAAAAAACTTATTTTACTGGCTTTCGTTGCTGCATTCAGTTTCATCTTAACTGCATGCGGCGGAAATGACGAACAGGCAAGTGCTGACGGATCAAAGGAAATCACAATTGGATACTTCCCGAACATTAATCATGTTGCCGGGATGGTGGCTGAAGAAAAAGAGTTATATGCCAAGACATTACCGGATGGAACAAAGGTTAATTATAAATATTTCCCGGATGGCTCTGCATTTATGACCGCGATTGAAACAGGAGAAATTGAAGGCGGCCTTGTCGGACCGGGTCCAGCCATGAATCATTTTACAAGCGGCGCAAAAATTAATATTGTTGCCGCTGGTTCAACAGGTGGTACCGTTATTATGACAAGGAAGGGCGCTGATATCGAAACACCGGAAGACATGAAAGGACATTCCTTTATTTCGCCACATGTAGGCTGCACACATGATGTACAATTTGAAACGATGATGAAAGAAAAATACGATATTACCTCAAAGCGGATTGGCGGAACCATGAAACACGTCACAGGAAAACCGGCAACATATCACCGGTTGTTTAAGACCGGAAAGGTTGATACCGCAACGGTACCAGAACCATGGGCATCTGTTATCGAGAAAAAAGGAAGCGGAGAAGTTCTCGTTGACACCAAAAATGTAGCGTATGGCCAAACATTGCCTGCCGCTGTATTCGTTACATCACAGGACTTAGTTAAAAACAATCCGGATATGGTTCAAAATATTGTCGACGCCCATAAGAAAGCAACGAAATTTATTCAGGATAACCCAGGAGAAGCTAAAGAGATCGCTATTAAAAAAATCAAAGAAATCACAGATCAAAAGCTTTCTGCGTCTGTAATTGACAATGCATGGGAACGAATCAATTTCACGTATAAAGTTGATGGCGATGTATTGCAGGACTTCGCAAATTCTTCCTATCAGCTTAAGTTTTTAAAAGAAAAACCAAACCTGGATGGGTTGGTGGATACAAGTTTTATTAAATAA
- the thpD gene encoding ectoine hydroxylase → MKDLYPSRKNDQPSILERKDPVIHTDRSKDNQAPISKEQLDSYEQNGFLQIKNFFSEKEVTDMQKAIFELQDSTKGVSSDKVIREPESEDIRSIFHVHQDDDFFKNIAYDSRILDIVNHLLGSDVYIHQSRINYKPGFKGKEFDWHSDFETWHVEDGMPRMRAVSLSIALSDNYTFNGPLMLIPGSQSYYVSCVGETPDDNYKESLQKQKLGVPDQESLRYLTKKGNGISVPTGKAGSITLFESNTMHGSTSNMTPYPRNNLFMVYNSVENRLAEPFSGGKERPEYIAVREGARSLTAAR, encoded by the coding sequence ATGAAAGATCTTTATCCTTCAAGAAAAAATGATCAGCCGTCAATTTTGGAGCGGAAGGATCCTGTGATTCATACAGACCGATCTAAAGATAATCAGGCTCCGATTTCAAAAGAACAACTTGATTCCTATGAACAAAATGGGTTTTTGCAGATTAAAAACTTCTTTTCTGAAAAAGAAGTAACGGATATGCAGAAAGCCATTTTTGAATTGCAGGACTCAACGAAGGGTGTCAGCTCGGACAAGGTCATCCGTGAGCCCGAAAGCGAAGACATCCGTTCCATTTTTCATGTCCATCAGGATGATGATTTTTTCAAGAATATAGCGTATGACAGCCGTATTCTTGACATTGTAAACCATCTTTTGGGAAGTGATGTATATATACACCAATCCCGCATTAATTATAAACCGGGATTTAAAGGGAAAGAGTTTGATTGGCATTCGGATTTTGAAACCTGGCATGTGGAAGATGGCATGCCGCGGATGAGAGCTGTCAGTCTGTCAATTGCCTTATCCGACAATTACACATTTAACGGGCCTTTGATGCTTATACCAGGGTCCCAGAGCTACTATGTCAGTTGTGTAGGGGAAACACCTGACGATAACTACAAAGAATCGTTGCAAAAACAGAAACTTGGTGTTCCGGATCAGGAGAGTCTCCGTTACCTTACGAAAAAGGGGAATGGCATATCCGTGCCCACCGGGAAGGCAGGATCGATCACGCTGTTTGAATCGAACACGATGCACGGTTCAACAAGCAATATGACACCATATCCGCGCAACAATTTATTTATGGTGTACAACAGCGTTGAGAATCGTTTGGCAGAACCGTTCTCCGGCGGAAAAGAACGTCCGGAATATATTGCTGTACGAGAAGGCGCAAGAAGCCTGACCGCTGCCAGATAA
- a CDS encoding phospholipase has translation MSKIYAKPVRGLRIFPGYRWCGPGCSGPGAPINDVDACCKAHDKCYRSSRSKCRCDRAFLDCLQPKVNGNTRKGRQAAAMYNYMKLQQLFTCAGRRRN, from the coding sequence ATGTCAAAAATATATGCAAAACCTGTGCGGGGGTTACGGATATTCCCGGGCTACAGATGGTGTGGACCGGGCTGCAGCGGACCTGGCGCCCCAATTAACGATGTGGATGCATGTTGCAAAGCTCATGACAAATGTTACCGCAGTTCCAGATCAAAATGCCGATGTGACAGGGCATTTCTTGATTGCCTGCAGCCGAAAGTTAATGGTAACACTCGAAAAGGCAGACAGGCTGCGGCCATGTATAACTATATGAAACTGCAGCAACTTTTTACTTGTGCAGGTCGCAGGCGAAACTAA
- the hemE gene encoding uroporphyrinogen decarboxylase, producing the protein MTRTINDSIIKAYKGEKTDYTPVWYMRQAGRSQQEYRKLKEKYSLFEITHQPELCAYVTRLPVEHYGVDAAILYKDIMSPLPTLGVDVEIKKGIGPVIYNPVSTIQDVERLGSINPKADVPYVLETIRLLSEEQLDVPLIGFSGAPFTLASYMVEGGPSKNYAKTKALMYSKPDVWFALMDKLGDMIIAYVRAQIEAGAKAIQIFDSWVGALNAADYRFFIKPVMNRIFTALRNENVPLIVFGVGARHLLLEWNDLPVDVIGLDWRTSITEARGMGVTKVLQGNLDPAILLSDWETIDKKTKEILEQSVQDGHHVFNLGHGVTPEVNPETLKKLTELIHTDSKR; encoded by the coding sequence ATGACGAGAACTATCAATGATTCCATTATAAAAGCTTATAAAGGTGAGAAAACGGATTATACTCCTGTATGGTATATGCGGCAGGCCGGCCGGTCACAACAAGAATACCGGAAATTGAAGGAAAAGTATTCGCTGTTTGAAATCACGCATCAACCGGAACTTTGTGCATATGTGACAAGGCTGCCGGTTGAGCATTACGGTGTTGACGCAGCCATTTTGTATAAAGATATCATGTCTCCGTTACCGACACTTGGTGTTGACGTGGAAATTAAAAAAGGAATCGGCCCGGTTATTTACAATCCTGTATCAACCATTCAGGATGTTGAAAGGCTTGGTTCAATTAATCCGAAAGCTGATGTGCCGTATGTTCTTGAAACTATCCGCCTGCTCAGTGAAGAACAGCTCGATGTGCCGCTGATCGGTTTCAGCGGTGCCCCGTTTACACTTGCGAGCTACATGGTTGAAGGCGGACCATCAAAAAATTATGCTAAAACAAAAGCATTAATGTACAGTAAGCCGGATGTTTGGTTCGCGCTAATGGACAAACTGGGTGATATGATTATTGCGTACGTTCGTGCGCAAATCGAAGCAGGTGCAAAGGCCATCCAGATCTTTGATTCATGGGTGGGCGCATTGAATGCTGCCGACTATCGATTCTTTATTAAGCCTGTCATGAACCGGATTTTTACAGCGTTACGGAATGAGAATGTACCACTGATTGTTTTTGGTGTTGGCGCAAGACACTTGCTGTTGGAATGGAATGATCTTCCTGTGGATGTTATCGGATTGGATTGGCGCACTTCGATTACAGAGGCACGGGGGATGGGGGTAACGAAGGTTTTACAAGGTAATCTTGACCCCGCGATTCTGCTTTCCGACTGGGAAACAATTGATAAAAAAACGAAGGAAATTCTGGAGCAGTCGGTTCAGGATGGCCACCACGTTTTTAACCTGGGGCATGGTGTAACACCGGAAGTGAATCCGGAAACACTGAAGAAACTGACTGAACTTATTCATACCGATTCAAAACGATAA
- a CDS encoding ABC transporter permease, with protein MKINLVIKRILFLVAVIGLWQLIFVMDVFPDIILPSPLQIATALYEGFASGDLVKALGASLKHLLIGLSLAILFGTILGVIFGKSNQADETAGMYLIALQSIPSIVWVPLAIMLFGFSEFAVIFVVVLGGTFVMALNVRTAIHNVSPQLIHAARTMGTRGFSLFRRVEIPASIPYFMQGVRLAWAFSWRALMAGELLSNGPGLGFSLSYAQDFARMDQVIGIIIIIGVIGAVVDQLIFSKLEKNVMKRWGLRTEN; from the coding sequence ATGAAAATTAATTTAGTCATCAAACGTATCTTATTCTTAGTAGCAGTGATCGGCTTGTGGCAGCTGATTTTTGTCATGGATGTTTTTCCGGATATTATTTTACCATCACCATTACAAATAGCAACGGCATTATATGAAGGTTTTGCCAGCGGAGATTTGGTTAAAGCTTTAGGGGCAAGCCTGAAACATTTACTTATCGGCTTATCGTTAGCCATTTTATTTGGAACAATTCTGGGGGTTATTTTCGGCAAATCGAATCAGGCGGATGAAACAGCCGGAATGTACTTGATTGCATTGCAAAGTATTCCTAGTATTGTATGGGTGCCGCTTGCGATTATGCTGTTTGGCTTTTCCGAGTTTGCAGTTATTTTCGTCGTTGTGCTGGGCGGTACATTTGTAATGGCATTAAATGTAAGAACTGCCATTCATAACGTTTCCCCACAACTCATCCATGCTGCCAGGACGATGGGAACACGCGGATTCAGTCTATTCCGACGTGTCGAGATTCCTGCCAGTATCCCCTATTTTATGCAAGGTGTCAGACTTGCCTGGGCATTCAGCTGGCGAGCACTCATGGCAGGTGAATTGCTCAGTAATGGTCCTGGACTCGGCTTTTCACTGAGCTATGCGCAGGATTTCGCCCGCATGGATCAGGTTATCGGCATTATTATCATTATTGGAGTAATTGGCGCTGTTGTTGACCAGCTTATATTTTCAAAACTGGAAAAGAACGTGATGAAGCGCTGGGGATTGCGAACAGAAAATTAG
- the hemH gene encoding ferrochelatase, translated as MERKKVGLLVMAYGTPNKEADIEPYYTHIRHGRKPSDEALQDLKDRYKAIGGISPLARITQEQAKALEINLNASQEEVEFSVYIGLKHITPFIEDAVQQMAEDGIKEAVSLVLAPHYSTFSVKAYNKRAGDEAEKHGITIESVESWYNEPGFIKYWADQISTVYDDMSAEERDKAVLIVSAHSLPEKILQNGDPYPDQLKETAALIADEAGIKDYAIGWQSEGNTPDPWLGPDVQDLTRDLHEKEGYESFVYAPVGFIADHLEVLYDNDYECKVVCDEIGAAYHRPEMPNVHPQFIETLSNVVLKKVKREVR; from the coding sequence ATGGAAAGAAAAAAAGTAGGATTACTTGTCATGGCATATGGAACACCAAATAAGGAAGCGGATATTGAGCCGTATTATACACATATCCGGCATGGACGAAAGCCGTCTGACGAAGCGTTGCAGGATTTGAAAGACCGCTATAAAGCAATCGGTGGCATTTCGCCATTGGCCAGGATTACACAGGAACAGGCAAAGGCACTGGAAATTAATCTCAACGCCAGTCAGGAAGAAGTGGAATTCAGCGTCTATATTGGCCTGAAACATATCACACCATTTATTGAAGATGCTGTACAACAGATGGCGGAAGACGGTATTAAAGAAGCTGTGTCACTTGTACTCGCGCCACACTATTCCACATTCAGCGTGAAGGCCTACAATAAACGTGCAGGTGACGAGGCTGAAAAGCACGGCATCACTATTGAATCTGTTGAAAGCTGGTATAATGAGCCAGGATTTATTAAGTATTGGGCCGATCAGATTAGCACAGTCTATGATGACATGTCTGCCGAAGAACGTGACAAGGCTGTATTGATTGTATCAGCACACAGTCTTCCAGAGAAAATTTTGCAAAATGGCGATCCATATCCTGACCAGTTAAAAGAAACAGCTGCTTTGATTGCTGATGAGGCCGGGATCAAAGACTATGCAATCGGCTGGCAGAGTGAAGGGAATACGCCCGATCCATGGCTTGGACCGGACGTGCAGGATTTAACCCGTGACCTTCATGAAAAAGAAGGGTACGAGTCGTTTGTCTATGCCCCTGTCGGATTCATTGCCGATCACCTGGAAGTACTGTATGACAATGATTATGAATGTAAAGTAGTGTGTGACGAAATTGGTGCGGCGTATCACCGTCCGGAAATGCCAAATGTTCACCCACAATTTATCGAGACTTTGTCAAATGTAGTTTTGAAAAAAGTAAAGCGTGAGGTCCGATGA
- a CDS encoding antibiotic biosynthesis monooxygenase family protein, with translation MNAFMTKGTFDFLIKLKDRHPELELFFMNGEGSTLVYYESEKKKSVFASGREFEAILQKGQIRNKGYVVMNNIPVTEEGTAVFEENFRNRQQHVDSFAGFQAFRLLRPKKGHQYVVFTQWASKEDFDDWKNSTQFKQAHKDGNVKQPAYFADRPFVTTYRMVNPDK, from the coding sequence ATGAATGCATTTATGACGAAAGGTACATTTGATTTTTTGATAAAATTAAAAGACAGACACCCGGAACTTGAATTGTTTTTTATGAACGGGGAAGGCAGCACGCTTGTTTACTATGAATCCGAAAAAAAGAAAAGCGTCTTCGCATCAGGACGTGAGTTTGAAGCAATTTTACAAAAAGGACAAATTAGAAATAAAGGCTATGTTGTGATGAATAATATTCCAGTTACGGAAGAAGGCACAGCTGTTTTTGAAGAAAACTTCCGCAACCGTCAGCAGCATGTTGATTCGTTCGCTGGTTTTCAAGCATTCCGGCTGCTCCGGCCCAAGAAAGGCCACCAGTATGTTGTGTTTACACAATGGGCTTCAAAAGAGGATTTCGATGACTGGAAGAATTCAACTCAATTTAAACAGGCACATAAAGATGGAAATGTTAAACAGCCGGCATATTTTGCCGATCGTCCTTTTGTAACCACCTATCGGATGGTCAATCCGGATAAATAA